The region GGATAAGGTCAGCTGCGATTTTGCCACGGAACGGATCGGACTTTGGGACTACATCCGGCGCGGGAAGATCAGTTATTGGCTAAGCGCCCCCGTGATCTACGGGATGATCGTCCCGGCAGTGATCCTCGATTGTTGCGTGACGATCTATCAGGCGGTCTGTTTTCCTATCTATGGCATCCCCAAGGTGCGGCGCAGTGATTACATCGTGATCGACCGTCACCGGCTGCCCTATCTCAACGCCCTGCAAAAACTCAACTGCGCCTACTGCGGCTATTTCAACGGCCTCATCGACTATGTGCGGGAGATCGCTTCCCGGACCGAGGAGTTCTGGTGCCCCATCCGCCATTCACGACGTGTGCGGGGTGTGCCGACACGTTATTGGCACTTTATGCGCTATGGCGACGGCAAGGATCTGATGAAACGCTGGAAAAAGCTGAGAGAAGAGCTCAAAAAAGAGGGTGAAGAGCGCTGATCCCGCTAAGGAAGAGGGATCAAACCTCGTTGGCGGCCAATTTCCGGATATGGAAGATCCGGTCCATCAAAAAGCCGGTCAGGACCACGGTGACGGCGGTGGGGACGATGATGTTGTAATCGTAGGTGATCTCCAGAGCCAGGACCACGGCGGTTAGAGGCAGGCGCATCACCACACCCATAAAGACCGAAGCGCCGATGGCGGCGAAGGCATAGGAGTGCACCGGGATCCCGGCATAGAGCTGCAGGGCTTCTCCGTAACCGTATCCGATGAGGGCGCCGATGCTCATCAGCGGCAAAAAGAGCCCGCCGACGGCGTTGGCGTAGATGGCCAGGGCCGTGCCCAGGATCCGTAGCAGAACGACCAGGAGCAGAAGTTTTAGGGAGATGGGGATGGTGCCGTTGATGAGGGCGGCGACCATCTCGTGCCCCGAAAAAGCGGCGATGGGTGCTTGCCAGAGTAGCGTCCCCACCGTCGCGCCCCCCAGCAGGGCGAAGAAGAGGTCCCGATATCGACCCGCACGTGAAGCGACGAAGCGGTCGAGGAAGAGCAGCAGCCACTTTTTCAGCGCCAGGTAGAGAAAGAGAAAGATCAGGATCACCGGGATGAAGAGCAGGCTGCCGAGGAGGTAACTGTAATCGAAGTGCCGGCCGATGGAGTAGTGGAAGACCAGGGGCTTGAGGAAGAGGTAGGCAACGCCGAAGGCAAGAGAGGCGCCGAGGATGATGGGGCCCATCCGGCGGTTGAGGAATTCATAGGCGATGTTCTCCAGGGCGAAGGTGATGCCGGTGACGGGAGAGACGAAGACGGCGGCGATCCCGCTGCTGGCCCCGAGGCTGATGATGAGGGTTACGAATTTTCCGGGCAGATGAAAGAGCCGGTTGAAACGGTAGGCGATCATAGCGCCGATGGCGGCGGAGGGCCCCTCGTTTCCCACATTGAAACCGCTGGCTAGGGAGAGCACCGAGGCGATGATTTTGAGCACGAGCCCCTTGAGGGTGATGGTGTAGCGGTTCTCCTGCACCGCCTGGGCGATCTCGGCCACCCCGTACTCCCGCACGGAGGGGTCCAGGGCGATGAGCCGTTGGACCAGAAGGATCGCAGCCGTGGGGACGAGGTAGAGATACCACAGAGGCAACTTACGGGTATCGACGAGGGGATCGGGACCGTAGAAGAGATGGGTGACGGCCTCGGTAAGCAGGACGTAAAAGGAGATGGCCAGACCGCTGGAGAGGCCGACGAGGATGCCGAGCCCCAGAATCCGAAAGGGGAGCGGGCGGTCCGGTATCTGCATCAGTGCCCCATCCAGAGGCTCTTGACCCCGCCGATGAGGAACTGGGCGGCGATCGCCCCGACGATGAGCCCCATGATCCGGGTCATGATCTTCATCCCGGTGACTCCCAGCGTCCGGCTGATGACCCCGGCATTACGCAGCACGAGATAGACCGTCAGGGAGGCGAGGAGGATCGCGACGCTGATCAGGGCGTAAGAGACCCAGGGGCTGAAAAGCTCCCTGCCGTGGGTGTCGAGCACGACGATGGTGGCGATGACCCCGGGGCCGAAGAGAATGGGGATTCCCAGGGGGATGATGGAGATATCCTCTTTTTCCTGGGCTTCGGCCCGCTCTTCGGGGGTGTGTCGGGTTTTGGTCGATTGCCCGGCGGCCATATTCATCGCGATCATCATCAGGATGATCCCGCCGATGACCTTGACGGAGTAGACATTGATGCCGAAAAGTTTGAAGATGAACTCTCCGGTGAAAAGGGTCACGAGTGAAGCGATCAACACGGTCAGCGTGGCCCGTGCGGCGACGGGACGGATATTGGCCGGGGTGGGAGGCGTGATCATCGAGACCATAATCCCCGCCGCGGCGATGGGGTTGAGGATGGTGACGAGGGCGATGGTGTCATGGATCAGGGGGCTGATGAGCTGCGTGATCATTGGGAATCTTTTTCTGAATCCTCCTCTTCGTCTTTTTGCGCGATGAAGAGGACCAGGAAGATGATGATGACAAAAAGGACCAGCACGATATTCTTCTGGGCGAAAAGGATCAGTTCGATTGCCTGCTGGCCGAAGAAGTAGCCGATGGAGAGGAACGCGGCGGCCCAGAGCAGAATGCCGATGATGTCGTAGAAGAGGAACTTCATATAAGAGTAGCCCGACATGCTCACGGTGAGCAGAGCGGGGATGTGGGTGCCGTAGATGAAACGCTCGAAGACGATGAGCCAGGAGCCCCATTTCTGGAACCAGGCGACGACCTGTTCCCGGCGGCCGGGGCGTTTCTCCAGCCAATGGAGCGCTTTTTTCTCGAAGAGCCTCCCGAAAAGGAAAACGGCATTGTCCCCGATGAAGGCACCGGCGATGGCGACGAGATAGGCTTTGTCGAAGGTGAACACTTCCCCCTGGGAAATGAGCCATCCGGTGAGCATCAGTCCGATCTCCCCTTCCATAATACTCCAGATGAAGAGGGCGACATATCCGTATTTCATCAAGACGAACACAGGAAGACTGAAGAGTTGAAGAAGCACGGGACAAACCTTTGGAAAGAGTTATCGCAATGATAACGTAACGATGCTCATTTTACTTTCCAGGGGGTCGAAGCGGGAAGATGCCTACGGTCCAGGACCCGGCAGCGGACATTATAGGCGCTCATGAGGTGCCGCAGTTTGAGGGTGAGGTCGGCCAGGGTGAGTTTGTAATGGCGCAGGGCTTTTTCGGAGAGATCCCGTTCGAGAAAGAGGATCACTTCCACTTTCGCCTCTTCCCGAGTGCAGAGCAGCGTGTAAAAGGGGGCGAACTCTTCGAGGCCCAGCCGTTTGGCCCCGATCATCGCGGCGAAGGTGTCGACGAATTTTTTGGCGACATCGTTGAGGAGCCGTCCGTTTTGCTGCTTGGCGAGATTCTGTCGGCTGTGGCCCCGGAAATCCTTGATCTCGATGAGTTGGAGCAGATCGTCGTGGGCCGCGAGGATATCCACGGCTTTCATCCCTTCGAGCCACTGGACCCGGTCGCGGTAGAAAGAGCTGGCGTCGAACTTGCTGACCCGCCAATCCTCGGGAAAGGTAAAGACCAATCGGGTGGGGGGTGTCCCTTCGGCGATGACCGGCATGCTCACTCCAGCTCCAGATAGCGGTCGGCCTGGCTGAGCGCTTCGTCCAGGGTCACCAGAGGGGTGACCTTTTCCAAAGAATCGCTCTCCTGGAGGGTAAGGCGGTGTTTGGCATCGTAGCCAAGGGCGATGTAGTGGCTCGGCAGCTTGGCGAAGCTTTTGCGATGGGAGAGGATCTCGATCTCCCGCAGCAGAAAGAGGCTGTGGGTGCTGAGCAGCACCTGGACCCCCTGCAGAGCCAGCGACATCAATATATCGGCGACCTGCCGCAGGAGTTTGGGGTTGAGGTTGGTTTCGGGTTCATCCCAGAAGAGCAGGCTTCCGGGGCGTAAAGTTCCGTTTTGGATGAGCCGGGCGATGGTGGCGAGTTTGGCGACCCCTTCGCCCGCCAGGGTCATCTCCCGCTTGCCGTATCGTGGGGAGTGGAGGTAGAAACGTTCCTGCTCTCTGTGGACCGTTCCGCCGATCATCCCTTCGATGCGGCGTTGCAACCCGCTCATTTTTTCATCGACCGCTTCTGTGGGAGGATGGTCGATGGCCGCTGCCAGATCGTAATAGGTGGCATCGAAGGCCCGCTCTTTTCGCTCCGCCAAGTCCAAAAAGCCTTGATAGCCCGTGAGGACTTCCGCCGTGGGGAGGAAGAGCGGCACCGTTTCGGGGAGTGAGCGGGGGACGCGATCCAGGCTGAGCCTGTGGCGGCTTTTGGCTGTGAAGCTGAGCGAAAAGCTCTCTTGATCGAAGGATACTGTGATATGGCAGGGGCGTTCACTCTCCCGCCATCCCACGAGATGGCCCAGGATATCGGGGCGAAAGACTGCCATCAATCGATCCGCGATCCTCTCGGAAAGATCGGTGTCCGCAAACCGAGAGCGCGTACCGGCGGTCGCCAGGGTATAGGCAAGCTTGAGAAGGTGGCTCTTGCCCGAGCCGTTCTCCCCGATGACCACATTGAGCCCCGGGACGAAGCCGATACGGTGCCTGCCCCGAAAAATGGTGAAGTTCTCCAAACCGAGTTCGCAGATCATCGCTTCTCCTTCATTATTTTTTAGCCGATCCATTGCCACAGCATCACCCCGGTCAGCGCAAGGGTGACCAGCAGGGCGAAAATGGCGAAGACATTGCTCCATCGACTGGGGAGGTATTCGCCCATGATAGTGCGGTTGTTGGCGATCAGAAGGGCGATGCCGATGAGCACGGGGATGAGCATCCCGTCGAGGACCTGGGAGTAGTAGAGGGCATCGACGACGGAGAGGGCGTGACTCATATCGATGATGTCGCCCACGATCAGGGCGCCGACGAAGACGATGTAGAAGCCCTTGGCGTCACTGACCTTGTTGTCCATCCCCTCTCTCCAGCCGAAAGTATCGGCTACGGCATAGGCGGTGGAGCCCGCCAGGACCGGGATGGCGAGAAAACCCGAAACGATGACGCCCAAAGCGAAGAGGGCGAAGGCGTAGCGCCCTGCGGCCGGCTCGAGGGCGGCGGCCAGGGTGCTGACATCCTGGATCTGCGCATGGGTCCCGTAGAGCATGGCGGCTCCGGCGACGATCATACAGTAGGCCAGGAGATTCGACCAGATCATCCCTACCAGAGTATCGAAGCTCACCTCATCCGCCTGGACGACACTCTTTTTCTCTTCGTGCTCTTCGGAAGCCTGCCAAAAGAGCAGATAGGGGGAGATGGTGGTCCCCAGCATCCCGAGCGCGGCGATGGTCCAGGTGGAGGAGGGTTCGATATGGGGGATAAACGTGTTTTCGAGGACTTCGAGCAGCGGCGGCCTGGCCAGGATGGCCGAGAGGATATAGACCCCCAGCACCGCCGTGAGGCCGATGAGCACCTTTTTGACCGTAGCGTAGCGCCCGAAGGTCACGAGGTAGGCGATCAGTGCCGTGATGGGGATGAGGAAAGTGACGGTGGGGTAGCCGCTGATGATATGGAAGATGACGGCGATGGCGTTGAGATCGGCACCGATGGTGAGGATGTTGGCGATGGCCAGTAAGGTGACCATAAGGACGGTGAGCTTTTTCGAGTAAAAAGCGGTGGTGATCTCCGGCAGGCTCTTGCCCGTCACGATGGCGATGCGGGCGACCATATCCTGGATGGCGATCATCATCGGGGTCGAGAGCAGGAGCAGCCAGAGCTGGCTGAAGCCGGTTGTGGCGCCCACGACGGTATAGGTGACGATCCCCGCCGGGTCGTCTCCCGCGCCGCCGGTGATGATGCCCGGGCCCAGTTCTTCGAGCCTTTGACGGTTCTTCTCAATATCGGCTCGGATACGTGCTTTGAATGGTGAAGGGGTCGCGGGGAACCGCTGGGCCTCGGACATATTCTCTTCTCCTTTATCCGGGGAACGAAACGAAGGTTTCGCTCCTCTGCCCTGATTTTACCCTTTTCACACTCTCCTTCTATCTATCCTGTGCCTCATCGGATGAGATGGAGGAGAAAGTAGAGGCCGATCCCGGCAGCGAGAATCAGAAGGTTCCCGATGAGAAAGAGGGACCAGAACCTCCCGTCGATCGTTCCGTGATATTGGCGGTAGAGGCGCAGGAGAATGAGATTGGCCAGCGCGGCGATCGGGGTGCCGAAGCCTCCGACGTTACTGCCCCAGAGCAGGGCTTGCCAATAGGGGGTGATCGGCTGAAGGAGCAGCGTGGTTGGAACGTTGCTGATCAGCTGGCTCATAGCTGCGGCGAGGAGAAAGATGTGATGGGGCCGATGGACCCAGGGGGCGATCAGCTCGTGCACATTGGCAGAGAGGGCCAGAAAGAGCACGAAAGTCAGGAGCAGGAAATAATCCACACGGAGACTCTCGAGGTCGAAGAGCCAGGCATAAAGCAGCGGCAGGAGAACGACCCCCCAGGGAAGAAGACCGATCACCGCCAGGACCAGCAGAAGGAAAAAGACTAAATAGAGGACGGTGTGGATCGGTTTGAGGGGGCGTTCGGGCTGACGGGAGAGCGTAGAGAGCCGCCGGACACCGGCGAAAGAGACCGCAGCGAGTAACAGGATCGTCATCCCCAGGACGAAGGGGGCGATGGTTTGGAGGAAAGGAAGAAGTCCCGGCTGGTAATGGGCATAAATGAAGAGATTCTGCGGCGTGCCGAAGGGGAAGAGCGCCGCACCGATATGGGCGGCGAAGGAGGCGAGAAGGATCATCAGGTTCCGGCGGGAGAGACGCATAGCGAAAAGAAGGGGCACGAGGGTGACCAGAGCCACATCGATGGTGAGGAACATTCCAAGAAGCAGGGCGATGAGGACCAGGCTGGGCCCCAGGGCCGGAAGCCTCTCGAGTCGGCAACTGGCATGACAGAGCGCCCGGCTGTTCTCGATGCCTTTCAGGGTGACGAAAAATCCCCAGAGCAGGAGGATCGGTGTGAGATCCCGCTCCGAGACTTTGGGCAAATGGCCCACGGCGACTGTCGTGGCGATCAGGCCCAGCGCCGCGATGAAAAAGAGCCATTCTTTGGCGAGGAGAGCGAGCAGGGTCCTTCCGCCTCTTTTCAGGAGATCCGATTTCACTAGGCCCCTTCGTTTTCCAGGGCGAAGATTTCGCCGTCGAGCTCGTTTTTGACCGTTTCGTAGGTGAGGTAGTCGATGGTGCCGTTGCGGTAGAGTTCCAAAAGGTCGTTTTTCTGATCCATCAGCAGGCGGCGTTTGGTGCGCAGGAGCTCCTCTTTGAGCAGCGCCTCTTTGTCGGGGGTGGCCTTCTGGAGTTTCTGCAGCACCGTATCGATCTGTTTCTGGAAGGCGTCTTCGAGGGCTTGGGCGCTTTGGGCGCTGATCATATGGCGCTTGCGCAGGCGGTCGATACGGTCCATAGTGTTGTGCAACAGGGTGATCTCGGTCTTGAGCTTTTCATATTCACGGATCTCCGAAATCGGGGAGACCAATCCCAACCCGCGCAGCACCGGAGCCATACTGAGCCCCTGGATGAAAAGGGCCAGGAGCACCACTCCGAAAACGAGGGTGACGATGAGATTTTTGTAGATGAAGCTGTCGGGCAGGGAGAGGGCCAGGACCATAGAGAGGGCGCCCCGCAATCCACCCCAGCCCAGGATCAGGGCCCAATTGAAGGGGAAGCGCTCTTTCGTGGGATAGAAGATTGCCCAGGTGCCCGTGACGATGACGAAGCGGGCCACCATCATGGCGAAATAGGCCAGCAGAACGAAAGGCCAGAGGTCCCAGAGCATTTTGAGGTCGATGGCCAGGCCCATCAACAGAAAGATCAGGGAGTTCATAGCAAAGGCGATGTATTCCCAGAAGCTTTCGGTGCTGAGACGGATGGAGGGGAAGAGGGTGTTGGCAAAGCCCCGCTGCCCCACCACCAGGCCGGCGGCGACGGTGCTCATGACCCCTGAGACGTTCAGGTGCTCGGCGATAAGGAAGGAGCCGTAGGCCGCCACGGTCGTGAGGGTGATGACAATCATGGCGTCGTCGAGGTTCTGCATGGCCACTGCCGTCAGAAAGCCCACGATCGTTCCGACGATAAGGCCCAGCCCCACTACACGGAAGAACTCCAGTGCAGCATCGCTCGGAGTGGAGAGGTCCCCGTGCACATAACTCCAGGCGATCATAAAGATGACGATGGCGGTACCGTCGTTGAGCAGGCTTTCGCTTTCCACAAGGATGCGCAGGCGCTGGGGGACTCCCAGGCGTTTGAAAAGGGCGACGACGGCCACCGGGTCGGTTGCCGCCACCGCCGCGCCGAAGAGAATCCCCACCGCCCAGTTGAGCCCGTGAAGATGGGGAATATGCTGGCTGATGGGGATCATCACCGCGGCTGTGGCGAGGGTGGAGAAGATGACGCCGGGAACGACCAGGGTGGCGATGGGCCAGAAATCACGGCGGAGATCTTCTGCCTTGAGGTGGATGGCCGCTTCGAAGATCAGGGGTGGCAGGAAGATGTCGTAAAGGAGCTGTTGGGTCAGGTGGGGAGCGTTGAGCAGATGCAATGCTCCCAGACCGATGCCCACGGCCATAAGGGCGATGGTATAGGGAAGATTGATGCGGCGTGCGGCGACGGCGACAATAGACGCGACGACGAAGAGAATGAGGATCGCACTCTCGTAGCTCATAGGACTCCTCTAGGCTCGAATTATCTTCAGACTCAACGGTCCTCTCCGGTAGAGGCTCGGCGAAAATAGAGCACTCCCAGCGCCGGCAGATCCAGGCGTAGGGAGTGTTCCCGCCCGCAGCAGGCTTCGGGGCGGCTCTGCAGCGTCTCGGAGGGCGGGGCTTCCCAGCCCTGCCACTGGGGATCCTGGGTCGAAAAGAGGGGCTCCCATTCCGAGGTTTCGGGGAGGGGGAGCAGATACCCTTCGTGGCGGGCGTCGGCGAAATTGCAGACCACCAGGATCTCTTCTCCCGGCCCTCGGCGCAGGTAGCTCAGCACACTGCGCTCGGCGTCGCGCTCGTTGATCCATTCGAAGCCTTCGCGCTTTTCATCCCAGGCGTAAAGGGCGGGATGCTCCCGATAGAGGCGGTCGAGGGTGGCAAGCATACTCTGAAGCCCGGCGTGGAGGGGATTCTCCAGCAGATACCACTCCAGCTGATCCTCGTAGTCCCACTCCTTCCACTGCCCGATCTCCCCGCCCATAAAGAGGAGCTTTTTGCCCGGATGGGAGATCATATAGCCGAAGAGGGCTCTCAGGTTGGCGAACTTCTGATTGGTGTCGCCGGGCATTTTGTTCAGCAGCGAGCCCTTCATATGCACCACTTCGTCGTGGCTAAGCGGAAGGATGAAATTTTCGTCGTAGGCATACCACATACTGAAAGTGATCCGATTGTGGTGGTATTTGCGAAAGAGGGGGTCAGTCTTGAAATATTTTAGGGTGTCGTGCATCCAGCCCATATTCCATTTGAAGCCGAAGCCGAGTCCGCCCGCGTCCACCGGACGGGTGACCCCCGGGAAGGCGGTGGACTCCTCGGCGATCATAGCAATGCCGGGGAAGTCGGCGTAGCAGCTGGCGTTGAGCATGCGCAGGAACTCGATCGCCTCAAGGTTCTCGTTGCCGCCGTGGATGTTGGGGACCCACTCTCCCTCTTTGCGGGCGTAGTCGAGGTAGAGCATCGAGGCGACGGCATCGACCCGGATGCCGTCGATGTGGTAATAGTCGAGCCAGAAATGGGCCGATGAGATGAGAAAGGAGCGCACCTCCCCCTTGCCGTAGTCGAAGACGGCGCTCTTCCACTCGGGATGGTAGCCCTTGCGGGGGTCTTCGTATTCGTAGAGAGCCGTCCCATCGAAGGCGATGAGCCCGTGGCCGTCGGTGACGAAGTGGGAGGGGACCCAATCCATGATCACCCCGATCCCCGCGGCGTGGAGGCGGTCGACGAGGGCCATACACTCCTGGGGGGTGCCGAAGCGGGCGGTGGGAGCGAAGTAGCCGCTGACCTGATAGCCCCAGGAACCTTTGAATGGGTATTCGGTGATGGGCATCAGCTCCACGTGGGTGTAGTTCATCTCGGTCAAATACTCCGCCAGCGCCTCGGCTGCCTCTTCGTAGCTCAGGTAGCTGCCATCCAAATGGCGGCGCCAGGAGCCCAGGTGGACTTCATAGATGTTCATCGGGGCCTGATGGAGGGAGCTTTTGGCCCGCTGCTCCATCCACGCCTCATCCTCCCAGAGGTAGCCTTCCAGGCACCAGACCTTCGAAGCGGAGTTGGGCGGGCGCTCGGTGGCAAAGGCGAAGGGGTCGGCTTTGTAGAGCTCCGTATCGTAGGGAGTACGGATGTGGTATTTGTAGGTGACCCCCTGGGAGATGCTTTCGATGAAACCTTCCCAGATCCCGCTGCCGTCTTCCCGTTTTTTCAGGGAATGGGTGCGGGGGTCATAGTGGTTGAAATCCCCGACGACGCTCACACGCTTGGCGTGGGGTGCCCAGACGGCGAAATAGACCCCCTCGGTCCCTTCCCGTTCCATAAAGTGGGCGCCGAACTTCTCGTAGAGCTTGGTATGGGTCCCTTCGCGGAAGAGGTAGATATCGGTCTCGGTGAAACGGGTCACGTCATAATGGATCATCGTTTGCACTCCAGGGCCGCCTCGTAGACCTTTTCATACTCTTTGGCGCTTCGCTCCCAGCTGAAGCGCAGGCTCATCGCATAATCCTGCATCCGGGCGATCGCCTCTTTGTTGTGAAGCCAGGTATCCACCGCCCAGCTTACGGTTCCTTCCAGGGCTTCTTTGGTCGGGTCGTGGAATTTGAAGCCGTTGCCGCGGCCCGTGGCGGGGTCGTAATTCTCGATGGTGTCATCCAGCCCGCCCACGGCCCGGACGATGGGGAGGGTGCCGTAGCGCAGGGAGTAGATCTGGTTGAGCCCGCAGGGTTCGAAGAGGCTCGGCATCAAAAAGAGGTCCGCCCCCGCTTCGATGCGGTGGGAGAGGGGATTGGAATAGCCGATGTAGGCGGCCACCTGGCCGTAGCGCCCCGCCAGATCGGAAAAGAAGCCCTCGGCCCACTTCTCCCCGCTGCCCAGAAAGACCCACTGGGCGCTCAAATGGAGCATCCGAGGCATCGCCCCGGCGATCAGTTCGATCCCCTTCTGCTCGGCGAAGCGCCCCACGAAGCCGATGAGGGGCAGGTCGTCACGCTCTTCAAGTCCCATCTCCCGCTGCAACTCCCGCTTGCAAATCGCCTTGCCCTCCATGGCACCCCGATCATAGTTTGCTGGCAGATAGGGGTCGTGGGCGGGGTTCCACTCGTCGTAGTCGACACCGTTGAGTATGCCGGTGAGTTTGTAGGCGTGGGCACGGATATGATCCTGCAGTCCGAAGCCGAACTCCGGCGTCTGGATCTCTTTGGCGTAGGTGGGGCTGACGGTCGTGATCTTGTCGGCGTGATAGACCGCCCCTTTAAGGAGATTAAGCGCTCCCAGGGCTTCCAGCTCGAAGGGGTTGAAGTGCTCTTCTCCTAGCTCCAGATAGGCTAGTGCACTCTTGTCGAAGATCCCCTGGTGTTGGAGGTTGTGGATGGTGAAGATCGAAGCGGTGCGCTCGAAGAAGGGGTCGTGGCGCAGCAGGGTATTGAGCCAGATGGGCTGGGGAGCCGTGTGCCAATCGTTGGCATGGACGATATCAGGGCGGAAATCCAAAGCCCGCGCCAACTCCAGGGCCGCCCGGGAGAAGAAGATGAAGCGCCGGTCATTATCGGGATAGGCGAAGCCGTTCTCGTCGCTATAGAAGCCGTTGCGGCCGAAATACTCTTCGTAGTCGATGAAGTAGACATCCACTCCTTCGTGGCGCGTATGGTAGGCCCCGGCCCAGAGGGTCCCCAGCGGTCCCATCGGCACGCCCAGGTTCCCCAGGGCGAAGTCCAGTTCATTGCGATCGATGGTGTAGTAGCGGGGGATCACCACCATCACTTCGTGGCCGGCCTTGGCCAGATATTTGGGCAGGGCGGCAGCCACATCGGCCAAACCGCCGGTCTTGGCGAAGGGGGTCATCTCCGAAGCGCAAAAGAGAATCTTCATACAAACCTTTCAAGTAGGATCTTGGCCCCCTCCAGGGAGGCGTTCTCGAGCCGGGTAAGCTCGATGCGGCATCCCTCCAGAGCGAAGGAGGGTGCATAGTCGGGCAAACGTTCTTTCAGATATTCTACCAAAGCGGGCCGGTGGGTGATCACCCCGCCGCCCAGAACCAGCAGTTCTTGGTTCAAAAGGGTCAGCTCCGTGGCCGAGGCGTGGAGCAGGGCTTCGCTGTAGAGGGCATGGATCTCGGGATGGTCTAGAGAGGCTTCAATGTGAAGATGTTTCGCCCATTTCTCGATCCCGCTGCCCGAGGCGTAGAGCTCCAGGCAATTGTCCTTGCCGCAGCCGCAGCGAAAAGGGGCTTTGCGGTAGGGGACATGGCCGATCTCCCCGGCCAGGTTGTGCGCTCCGCGGATGAGCTTTCCTTTTTCCAGGGCGGCGCTCCCCAGCCCCGTGCCGGAGTAGAGGGCGACGAGGCTTTCGCTCCCCCAATAGCGCCCCTCCGCCAGGGCGGCGCATTTGAGGTCGTTCTCGATGCGGTAGGGGATCCCCAGAGCGGCGGGATCGAAACCCTCGGCGATATTGGGGGCTGAGAGGATGTGGTTCTCGTGCACCTGTCCGGCGAAGGAGATGGCGACCTTTTCGATCCCGTATTCTTCGATCAATCGCCTCAGATAGCCGGTCGGATCGACTTCTGCACTGGCGACACGTCCCCGGTCTTTACCGGGGATCTCCCAGCGTAGCCAGGTCCCGCCCAGGTCAACGGCTAGGTTCATCGTCGCTCCTGAGCCGCCCGGCCGCCAACTCCGGGGCCACGGGATTGATGGCCGATTGACTCATCAGTTCATAGCCCGCCAGGGTATAGATGCGGGGGGTGATGCGCAGATAGAAACGGTGCAGCCGGGGCAGCTCGTCGAAGAACTCTTCATTCTCGAAATTGCGGTTCACCGGGGGCAATATGAAAAGGAGGTTGTAGGCGAAGGGTCCCAGTTCCCGGTGAAGACGGACGAAGAGCTGCCCGACGGTGGCGGCCAATTCCCGCAGTGCTTCCTCGTTCAACTCCGTGATATT is a window of Nitratifractor salsuginis DSM 16511 DNA encoding:
- a CDS encoding ROK family protein; translation: MNLAVDLGGTWLRWEIPGKDRGRVASAEVDPTGYLRRLIEEYGIEKVAISFAGQVHENHILSAPNIAEGFDPAALGIPYRIENDLKCAALAEGRYWGSESLVALYSGTGLGSAALEKGKLIRGAHNLAGEIGHVPYRKAPFRCGCGKDNCLELYASGSGIEKWAKHLHIEASLDHPEIHALYSEALLHASATELTLLNQELLVLGGGVITHRPALVEYLKERLPDYAPSFALEGCRIELTRLENASLEGAKILLERFV
- the glgB gene encoding 1,4-alpha-glucan branching protein GlgB gives rise to the protein MIHYDVTRFTETDIYLFREGTHTKLYEKFGAHFMEREGTEGVYFAVWAPHAKRVSVVGDFNHYDPRTHSLKKREDGSGIWEGFIESISQGVTYKYHIRTPYDTELYKADPFAFATERPPNSASKVWCLEGYLWEDEAWMEQRAKSSLHQAPMNIYEVHLGSWRRHLDGSYLSYEEAAEALAEYLTEMNYTHVELMPITEYPFKGSWGYQVSGYFAPTARFGTPQECMALVDRLHAAGIGVIMDWVPSHFVTDGHGLIAFDGTALYEYEDPRKGYHPEWKSAVFDYGKGEVRSFLISSAHFWLDYYHIDGIRVDAVASMLYLDYARKEGEWVPNIHGGNENLEAIEFLRMLNASCYADFPGIAMIAEESTAFPGVTRPVDAGGLGFGFKWNMGWMHDTLKYFKTDPLFRKYHHNRITFSMWYAYDENFILPLSHDEVVHMKGSLLNKMPGDTNQKFANLRALFGYMISHPGKKLLFMGGEIGQWKEWDYEDQLEWYLLENPLHAGLQSMLATLDRLYREHPALYAWDEKREGFEWINERDAERSVLSYLRRGPGEEILVVCNFADARHEGYLLPLPETSEWEPLFSTQDPQWQGWEAPPSETLQSRPEACCGREHSLRLDLPALGVLYFRRASTGEDR
- the glgA gene encoding glycogen synthase GlgA gives rise to the protein MKILFCASEMTPFAKTGGLADVAAALPKYLAKAGHEVMVVIPRYYTIDRNELDFALGNLGVPMGPLGTLWAGAYHTRHEGVDVYFIDYEEYFGRNGFYSDENGFAYPDNDRRFIFFSRAALELARALDFRPDIVHANDWHTAPQPIWLNTLLRHDPFFERTASIFTIHNLQHQGIFDKSALAYLELGEEHFNPFELEALGALNLLKGAVYHADKITTVSPTYAKEIQTPEFGFGLQDHIRAHAYKLTGILNGVDYDEWNPAHDPYLPANYDRGAMEGKAICKRELQREMGLEERDDLPLIGFVGRFAEQKGIELIAGAMPRMLHLSAQWVFLGSGEKWAEGFFSDLAGRYGQVAAYIGYSNPLSHRIEAGADLFLMPSLFEPCGLNQIYSLRYGTLPIVRAVGGLDDTIENYDPATGRGNGFKFHDPTKEALEGTVSWAVDTWLHNKEAIARMQDYAMSLRFSWERSAKEYEKVYEAALECKR